The following DNA comes from Clostridiales bacterium.
CATATGTCTCCTAATCTATATCTTTTTTATTTATCGGTATATTGTTCTGCAATTTCAACGATTTTACGTAATCGATGGTTTAAACAGCTTTTTGATACACCTAAAACCTCTGATAGTTCAGTTAACGATGCTTGAGGCATACTCATCCTTGCCTGAGCTGTATCATATAATTCTTTAGGTAAAGTATCTAATCCAACTGCCTCTTCTATATTGCCAATTGCTAGCAAATGTTTAGATGCTGCAACAAATGTTTTATCTAAATTTGCAGCCTCACAAATAGCAGAACGATTTATAATATTAGATGTTAGTCTTTCATTAATAATGTTTTTAAGGGCAGCTGCGCTCTCTACTGCGCCCAATATTCCAAGCATACCCAATATCTCATCTTTATCTTTTAGATAAACCAAGATATTTTGATTTCTTTCACTTGTCTTTGGATGTATGCCATATATATTAAGTAATTGCACTAGAGAATCTGACAAGTCTTCTGATTGTTGAGCAAACTCAAAGTGATAGCCATCCTTTTTATTGTTTTCGTTCATTGATGGTACAAATATTGCTCCACAAGCAACAAACAATCCGTCAAAATATGCCTCTGTATTCTTTTGGGATTTATATACAAGTTCTGGAATAGTTGAAACAAAGGCAATAACTTCTCCATCCTTCATTTTTATAAGTCCCAAATCTCTCATCACATCAACAGTAATGACATTTGGAACACAAACAGCATAGTGTTTTCCTCCGGATCCTTTATTATTCTTTGTCTTTGGCATCAAAATCTCTATTAATGTTGGAAAATCTTTCTTTAGAATATCTACGATATTCATAGCAATGTCAACGGTAGGAACACTGAACACAAAATTCATTCTTCCGTTTGTATATTCTATAGAACCATTTACTTTCCCAATAGCAGAAAGATAAGAAAACCTCTCTTCTTGTGTGTTGAACTGAGAGGCCTTCTTTAATATTTCAGTTACCAAGTTCTCATTAAATTCAGATTTTGACATTATTTCTTCTCTGTATATCCTGTTTTATTCTTAAATGTTGGCTGGAAGCCAATGCCTGCTATTCTATCTAGTGGAATATTGTGTGCCTCAATAAAAGCAGATACTTTGTCAAATTTTGCTACCTTACTGGACTTATGCGCATCACTGCCTAAAATGAAATAGACATTTGTTGCCATAATATTATCTATATCTGGAGCTATTTCATCTATGTGCTTTTCATTAAGTTCAATATAGATATCCTTTTTTGCGGCA
Coding sequences within:
- the whiA gene encoding DNA-binding protein WhiA; this translates as MSKSEFNENLVTEILKKASQFNTQEERFSYLSAIGKVNGSIEYTNGRMNFVFSVPTVDIAMNIVDILKKDFPTLIEILMPKTKNNKGSGGKHYAVCVPNVITVDVMRDLGLIKMKDGEVIAFVSTIPELVYKSQKNTEAYFDGLFVACGAIFVPSMNENNKKDGYHFEFAQQSEDLSDSLVQLLNIYGIHPKTSERNQNILVYLKDKDEILGMLGILGAVESAAALKNIINERLTSNIINRSAICEAANLDKTFVAASKHLLAIGNIEEAVGLDTLPKELYDTAQARMSMPQASLTELSEVLGVSKSCLNHRLRKIVEIAEQYTDK